From the Cyanobium sp. M30B3 genome, the window TGCTGTCGCTGAGACCCAGTCAGGGCTGCCCCCCGCGGTGGCCAGCGATGCCCTGCGCAGCACGCTGCACGACCGGGGCCAGCGACTCACACCCCAGCGCCAGCGCGTGCTCACCCTGTTCGAACAGAGCGGTGCCGGCAGCCATCTCAGTGCCGAGGAGGTGCACCAGCGCCTGCTGGCCCAGCAGGAGAAGGTGTCCCTGGCCACGGTGTATCGCACCCTGCGACTGCTGAGCTCCATGGGGCTGCTGCAGGAACTGGAGCTGCCGGAGGGAGGGCGGCGCTATGAACTGGCCTCCGATGCCCACCGCGATCACCACCATCTCGTGTGCGTGCGTTGTGGCTGCACGGAGGAGTTCGAGGATCCAGCGGTGCTGGTGGCGGGGGAAGATGCCTCCGCGCGCCATGGCTTCCGCCTGCTGGAGTGCGTGCTCAACGTGCGGGCCCTGTGCCCCCGCTGCGCTGCTGAGAGTTGAAGCGGTGGGGCAGCCGCTGGGCTGGAACCGGGTTCAGCCGCCCAGCTGGTGCCGCTTGCCCTCGCGCAGCAGCTGGGAGGGCGGTAGTCCGTAGTGACCGCGGAAATCACGGCTGAACACCGCCAGGCTGCTGAAGCCGTAGCGCTTGGCGATCCCGGCCACCGAATCACCCGGCGACGGATTCAGCAGATCCTGGCGGGCCTGTTCGAGCCGCTGCTGGCGTACCCACTGAATCGGTCCACAGCCGAAGCGCTGCTGAAAGGCGAGCTGCAGATTCCGCCGCGAGTAACCGCTGCGTTCCTCCAGCTGGCTGAGCTTGATCGGGGTGTGCAGGTTGGCCCGCGACCACTCCAGCAGGTCGTCG encodes:
- a CDS encoding transcriptional repressor, whose product is MASDALRSTLHDRGQRLTPQRQRVLTLFEQSGAGSHLSAEEVHQRLLAQQEKVSLATVYRTLRLLSSMGLLQELELPEGGRRYELASDAHRDHHHLVCVRCGCTEEFEDPAVLVAGEDASARHGFRLLECVLNVRALCPRCAAES